CCGCGGCAAGCGCCACGGCGCTGTCGGACAAGGCGTGGAGACCGCCTACGACGCGCTCCTCGGACCAGTCGTGCCGATAGGCCTCGAGGTACCAGCCGGCGATGCGGTCGACGAGCGCCGGCGTCGTCGTGGCGAGGCCTGAGAGGATCGGCACGTTGCGCAGCACCGCCGCGCGCGCGCCGGCCAGCGTCGCGGCGCCGTCGAGATTTGAATCCGGCAGCCGGTCGCGGTCGACGAAGGCGGTGACGACGCCGCTTTCGGTCAAACGATCCGAATCGGGGAACCACATGTCGTCTGGCGCGGCGGCAAGCGCCTCGTCGATGAAGCTCTCGTCGAGCCCGGCGGCGCGATAGGCGGCGCGCACGGACCCGGCGTCGCCGGCGAAGGTCTGGCCGAACAGGCCTTCCTCGAACGGCCCGTGGAAGCCGAGCCGCGCTTCGCGCAGCGCGAGGCGTTCCTTGCCCGCAAGGAAGGCCAGCGTGCAGGCCGAGACGCAGAAATCCGGGACGTAGGTCGTGAGACGATGGCTCGCGATCACCGCGCCGAGCGCCTGGCCCTCGTCGGCGAGGCCGCCTTCGCTCGTGAGATGGATGCGCGTCGCCTGCGGATACGCATCGAGGAGTCGCGCAAGCCGCGCCGCGTCGCCTTCGCGGATCTCGCCGGAGTAGCGCACGTCGGTGCCGTCGGGGCCCGGCACGATCACCGCGGCGACGCTGTCCCGCGCGGTCCCGAGGCTGTGCATCTCGATCGAGACGTCGGCGAAGCTGCGCGCGACGAACATGCCGGCGACGAGGACGAGCGCGACGGGGACGGCCTGCCGCGCGAGCCCGCGGCCGGGGCGTGCGAGCCGGAAGGAGAGGCCGAGCGCGGCGAGGACGAAGAGAAGGGCGCCAGCGGTCAGCGCGAGATCTGCGGCATCGCTGAGATCGTCGGCGGCGACCCTGCGGCGCACCGCGACGGCGACGACGACGCAGAGCGGAACGAGCGCGAGGCGCAGCGCTTCGCAGGCGGAGGCCGGCCAGCGGCGGCTCAAGGATATCGCTCGGTCCTGCGGCGTGGCGCGCTCTCCCGTGGCGTGTGTAGCGGGCATGATCGGCCCCAAGCCGTTGAACCTCAAGTGGCTTTGCGGCGAATTTGTGCGGCGCGAAGGCGCCGGCGCCTGGCATACGGGCTGCTGCCGCAGGGACGGACAGCACGATCGAGCGCGCAACGGTGTCGTTTTGGGCCGCGGGCGCTTTCGAGCGGGACGCGAGCCGGACGACACGGGAGCCCTGGGGACCAGTATGAAACACCACGCCACACGGGAGCTTTTCGGCTACTGGAACGCGCTGCGCGGCGCCCGTCGCGCGCCCGAGCGCGTCGACATCGAGCCGACGGCGATCCGCTCCGTGCTCGCCGACACCTTCATGCTCGAGGTCGATGTGGCGCGCGGTTTCCCGATCCGGCTCGCCGGTACCCGCGTCAACGGCCTGCTCGACGCCGAGCAGAAGGGCCGCGACTTCCTCGCGCTGTGGCAACCGGCCGAGCGCCGCAACGTTGCGGCCGTGCTGATGACAGTGGCCGACGGCGCCTGCCCGGTCGTCGCCGGCGCCGTGGCCTCGCCCGTCGCGCGCGAGACGGCAGCGTTCGAGCTGATCTTCCTGCCGCTGCGGCACAACGGCAAGACGCACTCGCGCATCCTCGGGCTCATCAAGCCGCTCGAGGCGCCGGCGTGGCTCGGGCTGCTGCCGATCGGGCCGCTCAGCCTGCAGTCGCTGCGCATCGTCGAGGCGCGCGAGACGCCGCAGCCGCTCGCCGTCGGCGCCGAGACGGGCTTGAGCCCGATGCATTTCGCCGATCCGACGCCGACGATGCGGCCCTATCTGCGCGTCATCCAGGGCGGCCGCTAGCGCGTCTCCCGTCGGCGAGATTTGCGCGCAGGCTGACCCGCACACGCCGATGGCAGAAAAAATGCTGCATCCACGGGCATCCCGTCATGCGGGATGCACCGCCGCGCTATAACGAGCGTGAGCTTGGCCCGTCGTCCCGTGGAGGCATAAGTTGAACGTTCTGGCGCAGATCCTCTTTCGCATATGCCTCGTCGTGATCTTTCCGTTCTCGTCGCTGGACAAGATCTTCAACTGGAATGGCGCGCTGAAGCAGGCCGAGGGCGGCCTGCTGCCGGGCGGCCCGGTCCTGCTCATCCTGGCGATCATCGTCGAGATCGGCACGTCGGTGCTGATCGTCGCAGGCGTGTTCGACCGCGCGGCGGCCGCGCTCCTCGCCTTCTATTGCATCGTCACGGCGCTGCTCTACCACCAGTTCTGGGCCGCCGGCGACTTCTTCGCCAAAGGCGACAGCAAGGGCCGCGCGCACTTCTGGGACTTCTTGAAGAACTTCGGCCTTGTCGGCGGCCTCGGCTTCATCATGCTCGGCGGACCGCTCGCCTCGGTCTCGTCGGTGCTCGAGCATCCGTTCTCCTCGACGCCGCCCTACAGCGAGACTGTGCCAGTGAAGTAAGGTCAGGGGAGCGAGCCATGGACGGCTTCGAGATCGTCGACCCGGTCTTTGCGACCTACGTCCTCTCCAACGCATCGCTCGAGAAGCTCGGCGACGGCTTCCGCTGGACCGAAGGTCCGGTGTGGTTCGGCGACATGGAGATGCTGATCTTCTCCGACCTGCCGAACGATCGCGTCATGCGCTGGAGCGTGCGCGACGGCATGCAGGTCTTCCGCAAGCTCGCGGGCTTCGCCAACGGCCACGCGCGCGACCGCGAGGGACGGCTGCTCACCTGCTCGCATCGCGACCGCAACATCACGCGGCTCGAGCACGACGGCACCGTGACCGTGCTCTGCGACCGCTACGAGGGCAAGCGGCTCAACGCGCCGAACGACATCGTCGTGAAGTCGGACGGCAGCGTCTGGTTCTCCAACCCGCATTATGGTTTGCAGACGGACTACGAGGGCGGGCGCCAGACGCCCGAGATGGCGCCGACGCTGATGCGCTTCGATCCGCGCGACGGCTCGCTCAAGGTCGTCGCCGACGATTTCGACGGGCCGAACGGCCTTTGCTTCTCGCCCGACGAGAAGAAGCTCTACGTCGCCGAGACGGGCACGCTCTTCGCCGAGCCGCCGCGCCAGTCCATCCGCGTCTTCGACGTCGCCGACGACGGCTCGCTGTCCGGCGGCGAGGTCTTCTACAAGGTGAGCCCCGGCAATGCCGACGGCTTCCGCTGCGACGAGCACGGCAACATCTGGACCTCGGCGGCCGACGGCGTGCATTGCATCTCGCCGCAGGGCCGGCTTCTCGGCAAGGTGCTCGTGCCCTCGCTCGTCGCCAACGTCGCCTTCGGCGACCGCTACCGCAGCCGACTTTTCATTTGCGCGGGCCAGAGCGTCTATTCCATCTTCCTTAACGTGCGCGGCGCCACGTGGCCGTAGACGCAGGCCGCGACGCAAGGAGACGACCGTGAGCGGACCCGAGATCACCCGCATCGCGCATGTCGCGCTCGTCGTCGGGGACATCACCGAGGCCGAGCTGTTCTTCGAGGAGGCGTTCGACTTCGTCACGCTCGAGCGCCGCATCGGCGACCGCGCCCAGGCCGAGCTCTACGGCGCGCCGCACGCGCAGCTCCGCGAGACGGTGATGGAGCTCGACGCCCAGCGCCTCTCGCTCCTCGCCTTCGACGTGCCCGGCGCGCCCTACCCGCATGGCAGCACCAGCACGGACCTCTGGTTCCAGCACTTCGCCATCATCGTCTCCGACATGGATAACGCTTATGCGCGGCTGACGGCGACGCGGGGCTTCACGCCGATTAGCGAGGGCGGTCCCGTCCGCCTGCCGGAGTCGTCGGGCGGCGTCACGGCCTTCAAGTTCCGCGACGGCGACGGCCACCCGCTCGAGCTTCTTGCCTTTCCCGCCGGCAGCGGGCCCGCGTACTGGGAGCGCAAGCGCGACGACGCTCTCTTCCTCGGCATCGATCACACGGCGATCGCTGTCGGCGACACCGCCCGCAGCATCGCGTTCTTCGAGCAGGCCTTCGGCCTCGATCTCGGGACGCAGAGCGAGAACGTCGGCGTCGAGCAGGCGCGGCTCGACGCGGTGCCCGACGCCCGCGTGACCGTCTCGGGCCTGATGCCGCGTACCGCGCCGCCGCATCTCGAGCTTCTCGGCTATCACGTCGGCGCGCGTCGCCCGATCGCCCACGCCACCGCCTCGCGCGATCTCGCGGCGACGCATGTCGTGCTCGACACGCACGACCTCCCGGCAGTGGTGGATGCGCTGGAGCGCATGAACGCGCACTTCGTCTCGCCAGGCATCGTCACCCAGGCCGACGGCAAGGGCGCCATCATGGTGCTCGACCCCGACGGCCATCGCTTCGTCGTGCGCCAAACCTGACGTCGCCCGCCAGCTAGGTCTTTGCCGCACGATGGCCTAGACTGCCGAGCCACTCGGCGCGGCGAATGCGATGAACCTCTTGACCTCGACGCAGCCCCTTCGCGACCGGCCCTGGCTGGGCGTCGCGGCCGCCGCCGCGGCGGTCGGGGTCTCCTACGGCATCCGCGTCGTGCTCGGACCGGCGGCGCAGGGCTTTCCGTTCGTCATCTTCATCCCGCCCGTCGTGCTCGTGACCTTCTGCTGCGGGACGATGCCCGGCATCCTGGCGGCGGTGCTGGCCGGCATCGTCGCGGACGTCACGCTCATCGCCGAGCCCGGCAGCATCGTGCCGCCGTGGCCTGAAGGTTGGCTGGCCCTCGGCTTCTACACGCTGACCGTCGGCATCGACATCGCGCTGATCAACGCGCTGTCGTTTGCCTTCGAGCGCACCGCCCGCGCCGAGGCCGGCTTGCGCCGCGCCAACGAGCAGCTGGAGCAGCGCGTGCGCGAACGCACCGCCGCGCTCGAGCAGCAGATCGCCGACCGCGAGGCGGCGGAAGCGCAGCTTCGCCAGATCCAGAAGATGGAGACGATCGGCCAGCTCACCGGCGGCATCGCCCACGACTTCAACAACATGCTCGCCGTGGTCATCGGCTCGATCGAGATGGCGCGCCGCCGCGTCGAGCGCAACGACACGGAGCGGCTGCTCGGCTCGCTCGACAGCGCCCGCGAAGGCGCGAGGCGCGCCTCCGATCTCGTGACGCGGCTGCTCGCCTTCGCGCGGCAGCAGGCGCTGGCGCCGCAGACGATCGACGTCGGCGCCCTGCTCGACGGCATGTCGAGCCTGATGCAGCGTACCCTCGGCGAGACGATCGCCGTCGAGATCGTGCGCGCCGACGGCCTGTGGCCGTGCTGGGCCGACCCCGTGCAGCTCGAGAGCGCCATCCTCAACCTCGCCGTCAACGCCCGCGACGCGATGCCGGACGGCGGCCAGCTGAGCCTCACGACGGCGAATGTCGAGATCGATGCGGCGGAGGCCCGGCGCCGCGCCGACGCGAGCCCCGGCGCCTACGTGATGATCGCCGTCGGCGACACCGGCACCGGCATGCCGGCGGCGATCGTCGAGCGCGCGTTCGATCCGTTCTTCACCACCAAGGAGGTGGGCAAGGGCACCGGTCTCGGGCTGAGCCAGCTCTATGGTTTCATCCGACAGTCGGGCGGGCACGTGACGATCGACTCTCATGTCGGCCGGGGCACGACCGTGCGGCTGTTCCTGCCGCGGCACACGGGCGAGACGAAGACCGCCGATGTGCCGGGTGAGGCGGCGCTGGACATGCCGCAGTCGCGTGCCGAGACCGTGCTCGTCGTCGAGGACGAGCCGAACGTCCGCATCATGAGCGTCGAGGCGCTGCGCGAGCTCGGCTACGACGTGGTGCAGGCGGACGGCCCGCATGAGGCGCTGCGCCTGCTCGAGGTGCAGCCGGCGATCGACCTGATCTTCACCGACATCGTGATGCCCGACATGGACGGCCGCGAGCTGGCCGATGCCGCCCGTGCCATGCGCCCGGGCATCAAGGTCGTCTACACGACGGGCTACGCGCGTGGCTCGGCGACGGCGGACGGGCTGCCGGAGTCGGCCTACCTGCCGAAGCCGTTCACCCTGGCGGCGCTGGCCACCAAGGTGCGCGACGCGCTCGACGGCAGCCCGCCGGCGCGCGCATGAGGCGACCGTCGTGGATGCGCTGACGCTCTTCGGCCTCTGCGCCGTGAGCCTGATGCTCCTGACCTATGCGCTCGAGGCGCGCAGCCATTGGTTCACGCTCGCCTTCGCGGGATCCTGCGCGCTCGGATCGACCTACGGCTTCCTGCAGGGCGCCTGGCCGTTTGGGCTCGTCGAGGCGATCTGGGCCCTCGTCGCGCTGGACAAATGGCGCCGGCGGGCGGCGTAGGCTGTCGCGCCAGCAAGCCAAGCAAGAATGTGACGAAAGCAAGAACCAAACGGCTCAGTCCACGTTGCGGGTCTGCGACGGGACATGGGGCCTCATGAACACCTTTCTTCGACCAGCAGCGATCGTGCTCGGCCTGGTGGGCGGGATCTATGTGATCCTGCTCATCGCAGCCGCCGTCGCGCCGGCGCCGACGCCGGTCGGCAGCGAGAGGCAGATGGCCAGCAGCGCCGTCGCGGACCGGCTGAAGGCGGAGGCCGCCCTGCTGGCGCAGCACGCGCCGCGCGCGGGCCGCAGCGACGACGGGCTCGTGTCGGGCGCGCTCTGACGATCTGCGTCACCACGGGATCGGGCTGTTCTCCCAGCGCGTAAACGTCCCCGTCGGACCGTCAAGTCCGAGCAGCGCGAGGCGATGTCAAGCCACGCGGGATTTCGGCCGCGCGGAGCGCATGGTCGCTCTTCTCGTCGACGGGCTGCGCCATTCCGCAGGGACTTCAAAGTTAGCGGTGAACCAATGCAATCAGCGAATTAAGAGGCATTTGATCCGTCGAAGCTTGGCAGAAGGCCATCGTTTCTGGTCCCACGGACAGAGCCGTCGGCATCCAGTCTAGTTGGTCGCACGTCACCGTCTTGCTCTGACCTCGAGGCGGCCTTCAGGCCTTTGCGCAAGAATACCCACCCTGCCCGGTCACGCGCAGTGGAACGAAATCTCATGCGAGGAGTCATATAGGTGGTCGCAGGTAGTGAACCTCGCCTTCCGGCTGCAGATGCATTCATCGGGGGCTGCATGCGTTCCAACCTTTTCTCATCGGTCTTCGGCATGGTGATCCTGACGTCCGCCGCCCAGGCGGCGCCAGTCGATCCCTATCGCATCACGGCCAATGAGAAGGCGGCCTGCACGGGCGACGCCATCATGCTTTGCTCCGACGCCTATCCCGACGAACATCGCCTTCTTGCTTGTATGGCCTCGAACAGATCGTCGCTGAGCGCCGGCTGCGGGGCGGTCTTCGATGCGGGTCTGAGGCGGCGCCATCTGAACACGTCCGCGCAGAAGTAAGCCCAACGCCCATCTAGCCGGCCTGAGCTGATCGGGGCGTTAACCTTGTCGTCCGCCATGTTCGGATCCGACGGCTCCAGATACATCCATCGGTTTTGATTAGGCGGGCTCTTTGTGCTGGTCGCTGTCTGAGTGTCGGGCTGGTCGGTACCGGAGAGTGCCTTACGTGTAAGGAATATCGAGACGAGCCGACCAATGTGAACATGCCGATCGCAGCAGAACCGGCTCTCCGCATTTCATCAGGAGCCCCAAAGATGAAATACGACGACGCGTCGTGGCATTCGGAGGGTGATTATCCGGAAGATCTGTCCCCGGACGCGGCGGCGACCCACATCGGCATGTTCCTCGCCTGGGCCTGGCGACACGATCTGGGGTCGGCTTCATCCGAGCCCCATCGCGACGAGGTCATGCGAGAAGCTGACACGCCGGGCCAGCTTCTGTTGCGCCACTGCGACGGCATGCTGACCGACGAGGAGCTCAACCCGCTCGGCAATCGGTTTGCCGCCTACTACTACGGCGCCGACGATCTCATGTATTACAGGGATCTCGATGCGATCTTCGGCCGAGAGCTCGATTGTCTCTATCGCATGAAAGACGACTCGCGGACATATCGGAGGATCGAGCCCAAGCTGACGCAGCGTCTGCGCGAGTTTTCAGGCCTTTGATAGCCGCCTGCGGCAGGGGCGCATCAATTATCCAGAAACCGGCGCCGATAGGCGTCGAGATCGCTCCAGCCTTTCAGCCCGACGCCCGGGATGCACTTCAACGCGGGCCCCGACATGAAGAGCAGGCGCTCCGGCGCATCGAGGCCATGCGCGAGGAGGGCTTCGATCAAGCGGTCGCTGAACCCGCGATTGGCGAACAGCGCGCGTCTTCCGCGTTCCGCCGACGCCCTGCAAGGGTCGTTGAGGGTCAGCACGTCGCTGCGATCGTCATGCGACAGGGTCATGCGGCTACAGGTTGCCGAGAATTTCGTGGAGCCCAGGACGCCCAGTCACCTTCTTCTTCGGAACGGCACACCCCGTGACGAGAGCGCGAACCGTGTCTTTGACGCGGCCTGCCGACAGCGCGCGGACCAGCGCATGCAGGCGCTGAGCGCCGGGGTTGAGAGTGGGCCTCGGAGGGCTAAGCATCGACATGGGGTGCTCCTGGCTTGCTCGAGGTGACGTTCTGCTGTGTCGCGTATATCGAGGAGATCACATGCGGACTCCCGACGACCTCGTCGATGTCGACGATCCGGGCATCGATGTGTTGCGCGCGCTGGCGCAACGCCCCGACGCCAATGAGAACGTCATCCTTCCTGTCGATGCGACGTTGCGCGGCCCGGCCCTGGAACGTCTCCAGGTCACGACCCGATCGCTGCTCGGCGCGGTCGTCTACGAGACCGGCGGCCTCCTCGTCGATCATGCGCGCCTGCGCGTGTTCGGCTCCTCCGCGGCGCGATCCTTTTGGGATGCGAACGACGCTGTGTCGCAAGCCGAGCATTCCGAACACAGCGTCCTCTTCATCGGCGACGACGTCTTTGGCGGTGTGTTTGCGTTCAACGGCGGCCGCTTCGGGCAAGACGATCTCGGCCAGGTCTTTCATCTTCCCGCCGACGCCACGAGGTGGAGCTCGACGGAGGTCGGCTACGCGGATTTCATCGCGTGGTGTCTCACGGGCGATCTTGCCTTGATCGACGCGCATCTCAGAGAGGATAAGTTTGCCGGTGTCGAGAAAGGGACCGCCATCGACAAGGTCTATTCCTTCTATCCGTTTCTCTGGACCGAGGAGGGACGCTCCGGGGCCGGCACCATGAGGCTTGTGGACGCAAACGAAAACCTGCGACTTCGCATCGAGATGCTTGGATACAAAACGGTCTTATCTCTGTCGCCCGACGCGTATGACGCAGCTCGCCTGGCCGATCAGACTCTAGGTTTTCACTTGCGGGTCCGAAAACGGCTTGTTGCCGTGCGCCCAGCGGCTTGAGGGCTCGGACGTCATCTCGAAATTGAAGCCGCACGCCGCACACCGGCTTCCGTGCAAATCCATCGTTCCGCAAGACTCGCAGTAGCCCCGGAATCGTATTTCGAACTTGCTTTTCACGAGAGGACTGCCGACGTCTCCAGAAATGATATCCATGCAAATTTCCTCAAGCGAGATCAATACATGGTCCGCCGCCGTTGATTTACAATACCTGCCCACCAATATGTATTTCTCATGTCTTTCCCCGGCCTCGGGCAGTCGTTTAGCTTGTAAATCCGCGCGGCGAGGGATAGGCTCGTCCCATCGCCGGTACCATCAGAGCGCCGACGCCTGAGAGACATCGTGCGCTCCCGCTCCAACGCAGGGGACGCCGCTCATGACGCGCTACTTCTTCAACGTATTTGCCTCGTCCGACGCCTACGACGACGAGGGCTTCGTGCTGCAAGACGATCAAGGCGCGCATCTGCACATGATGGACATCGCAACGAAGCTCATCAAGGAGTCCAAGCAGAAGACGTGGACGATCGAGGTGTTGAACAACAAGGGCATCCTCGTCGGATGCCTCGAGTTCGGGATGCTGCGCGACCTCTCCGCGACCGCCCTGCGGGCGCAATCGTGAGCCGCCAGATGCGGTTCGGCAAGCGCATCGCGCTTCCGTCCACCGCCGAGATCAAGCACGAGCTGAGGCTCATGAACGCTGCCGACGCTATTTCGGCGAAGCTCGGGATCACGCTGACCTTGGCGGAGGTGGCCGTGCTGGTGCGACAGCAGCACGCGTCGAGCGAGCCGTCGCCGTCCCCGGCTACCGAAGCAGGCCTTCGCGACTAGCTGCCATTCAGTTGGTCCTCAAACGGGCGCGAGCGTGCCGTTCAAGGGCATGCGAAACGTAAACCGCGTCTGTACGGGCGAGGACGTGACCGCAATCGTCCCGCCGTGCGCCTTGGCGATCTCGGACGAGATGTGAAGGCCGAGCCCGAGACCTTGCTGGCTCGATTGCACCTCGCCGCGAAAGAACGGCTGGAACAGCCGGTCCATTGTCTGGGACGGGATCGGGCGCCGCCGTTGGCGACCCAGATGACGAGATCGCCGCTCTCCGTGTCGGCATGGATGCGCACGGGCTCCTCCACTGAGCCATGAGTCAGGGCATTGCCGAGAAGATTGGAGACGAGTTGCGAATGCGCGACGCGTCGCACCTGATCGGCACCGGCAGCTCGAATGTGGACTCGATGACGCGGCCCGGAACGCCCACGCGAAGCTCGGCAACGACGTGATCGAGCACCGGCGTCAGCTCGACCTCGTCGTCGAGGGACAACGGGATGCCGCTTCCGAGGCGACCGCGCGCGAAATCGAGCACGTTATCGATGAGCCCCGCCATCCGCTGGACGCTGCTCTGGATCATGTCGAGCAGCATCTTCCGCTTGTCCTGCGGCTGGCTCTTTCCGAGCATCCGCGCGGCGCCGGAGATCGAGGCCAGCGGATTGCGCAGATCGTGCCCGAGCACCGCGATGAACTGCTCGCGCAGCTCGGCCGTCTGGCGCTCCACCTGCAACAGGTCGCGGGTGACCCGCTCCAGCGTCTGGCTCTGCTCCTTGGCGGCAACAAGTTGGCGTTCATACAACCTGCGCTTCATCGCCTTGAACAAGGCGATCCGCGAAAACGCCGGGCGTCCAAGCTCGTCATGAACGACCCTGCCGGAGGCCGACACCGCCAACGATCCGCCGCCGCTGGTCCTAAGATCGAGCGAGACTTCGTCGAACGCGCCGACCATGACGAGGAGCGGCGCAAAGCTCGTCTCGTAGAGGATGCTGGTGCCGGTCGTCAGGAGATCGTGAAATCGCAATCCGAGCAGGCGATCGGCAGGCTGGCCGGTCCATTCGGCGAGCGTCGCGTTCGCCTTGAAGATGCATCCGTCCGGCAGCATCGACAGGTAGGCGCACGGCGCGTTCTCGTAGAGGTCGGCCAGGTTCTCGAGCGGCGCCGCGCGCTCAGACAAAGTCGC
This Beijerinckiaceae bacterium RH AL1 DNA region includes the following protein-coding sequences:
- a CDS encoding hypothetical protein (ID:RHAL1_02838;~conserved membrane protein of unknown function;~source:Prodigal:2.6), with protein sequence MGPIMPATHATGERATPQDRAISLSRRWPASACEALRLALVPLCVVVAVAVRRRVAADDLSDAADLALTAGALLFVLAALGLSFRLARPGRGLARQAVPVALVLVAGMFVARSFADVSIEMHSLGTARDSVAAVIVPGPDGTDVRYSGEIREGDAARLARLLDAYPQATRIHLTSEGGLADEGQALGAVIASHRLTTYVPDFCVSACTLAFLAGKERLALREARLGFHGPFEEGLFGQTFAGDAGSVRAAYRAAGLDESFIDEALAAAPDDMWFPDSDRLTESGVVTAFVDRDRLPDSNLDGAATLAGARAAVLRNVPILSGLATTTPALVDRIAGWYLEAYRHDWSEERVVGGLHALSDSAVALAAAGANDRTLVDLARVLSTAMDSADKATCVAIGANGDLVTAVEQDGDKDGSVAKVAALLGAAMTGPRVGTPHARETMKPTSIAFAGGQVASCGALRRAYRGALARPVPEAAALLRPRFQGWARRSVVTLAAAISEP
- a CDS encoding PAS domain-containing protein (ID:RHAL1_02839;~source:Prodigal:2.6), giving the protein MKHHATRELFGYWNALRGARRAPERVDIEPTAIRSVLADTFMLEVDVARGFPIRLAGTRVNGLLDAEQKGRDFLALWQPAERRNVAAVLMTVADGACPVVAGAVASPVARETAAFELIFLPLRHNGKTHSRILGLIKPLEAPAWLGLLPIGPLSLQSLRIVEARETPQPLAVGAETGLSPMHFADPTPTMRPYLRVIQGGR
- a CDS encoding putative oxidoreductase (ID:RHAL1_02840;~source:Prodigal:2.6) gives rise to the protein MNVLAQILFRICLVVIFPFSSLDKIFNWNGALKQAEGGLLPGGPVLLILAIIVEIGTSVLIVAGVFDRAAAALLAFYCIVTALLYHQFWAAGDFFAKGDSKGRAHFWDFLKNFGLVGGLGFIMLGGPLASVSSVLEHPFSSTPPYSETVPVK
- a CDS encoding Gluconolactonase (ID:RHAL1_02841;~source:Prodigal:2.6), whose translation is MDGFEIVDPVFATYVLSNASLEKLGDGFRWTEGPVWFGDMEMLIFSDLPNDRVMRWSVRDGMQVFRKLAGFANGHARDREGRLLTCSHRDRNITRLEHDGTVTVLCDRYEGKRLNAPNDIVVKSDGSVWFSNPHYGLQTDYEGGRQTPEMAPTLMRFDPRDGSLKVVADDFDGPNGLCFSPDEKKLYVAETGTLFAEPPRQSIRVFDVADDGSLSGGEVFYKVSPGNADGFRCDEHGNIWTSAADGVHCISPQGRLLGKVLVPSLVANVAFGDRYRSRLFICAGQSVYSIFLNVRGATWP
- a CDS encoding Glyoxalase/bleomycin resistance protein/dioxygenase (ID:RHAL1_02842;~source:Prodigal:2.6), giving the protein MSGPEITRIAHVALVVGDITEAELFFEEAFDFVTLERRIGDRAQAELYGAPHAQLRETVMELDAQRLSLLAFDVPGAPYPHGSTSTDLWFQHFAIIVSDMDNAYARLTATRGFTPISEGGPVRLPESSGGVTAFKFRDGDGHPLELLAFPAGSGPAYWERKRDDALFLGIDHTAIAVGDTARSIAFFEQAFGLDLGTQSENVGVEQARLDAVPDARVTVSGLMPRTAPPHLELLGYHVGARRPIAHATASRDLAATHVVLDTHDLPAVVDALERMNAHFVSPGIVTQADGKGAIMVLDPDGHRFVVRQT
- a CDS encoding Hybrid sensor histidine kinase/response regulator (ID:RHAL1_02843;~source:Prodigal:2.6) yields the protein MNLLTSTQPLRDRPWLGVAAAAAAVGVSYGIRVVLGPAAQGFPFVIFIPPVVLVTFCCGTMPGILAAVLAGIVADVTLIAEPGSIVPPWPEGWLALGFYTLTVGIDIALINALSFAFERTARAEAGLRRANEQLEQRVRERTAALEQQIADREAAEAQLRQIQKMETIGQLTGGIAHDFNNMLAVVIGSIEMARRRVERNDTERLLGSLDSAREGARRASDLVTRLLAFARQQALAPQTIDVGALLDGMSSLMQRTLGETIAVEIVRADGLWPCWADPVQLESAILNLAVNARDAMPDGGQLSLTTANVEIDAAEARRRADASPGAYVMIAVGDTGTGMPAAIVERAFDPFFTTKEVGKGTGLGLSQLYGFIRQSGGHVTIDSHVGRGTTVRLFLPRHTGETKTADVPGEAALDMPQSRAETVLVVEDEPNVRIMSVEALRELGYDVVQADGPHEALRLLEVQPAIDLIFTDIVMPDMDGRELADAARAMRPGIKVVYTTGYARGSATADGLPESAYLPKPFTLAALATKVRDALDGSPPARA
- a CDS encoding hypothetical protein (ID:RHAL1_02844;~conserved protein of unknown function;~source:Prodigal:2.6) — its product is MDALTLFGLCAVSLMLLTYALEARSHWFTLAFAGSCALGSTYGFLQGAWPFGLVEAIWALVALDKWRRRAA
- a CDS encoding protein of unknown function (ID:RHAL1_02845;~source:Prodigal:2.6), giving the protein MNTFLRPAAIVLGLVGGIYVILLIAAAVAPAPTPVGSERQMASSAVADRLKAEAALLAQHAPRAGRSDDGLVSGAL
- a CDS encoding hypothetical protein (ID:RHAL1_02846;~conserved exported protein of unknown function;~source:Prodigal:2.6), giving the protein MRSNLFSSVFGMVILTSAAQAAPVDPYRITANEKAACTGDAIMLCSDAYPDEHRLLACMASNRSSLSAGCGAVFDAGLRRRHLNTSAQK
- a CDS encoding hypothetical protein (ID:RHAL1_02847;~conserved protein of unknown function;~source:Prodigal:2.6), yielding MKYDDASWHSEGDYPEDLSPDAAATHIGMFLAWAWRHDLGSASSEPHRDEVMREADTPGQLLLRHCDGMLTDEELNPLGNRFAAYYYGADDLMYYRDLDAIFGRELDCLYRMKDDSRTYRRIEPKLTQRLREFSGL
- a CDS encoding protein of unknown function (ID:RHAL1_02848;~source:Prodigal:2.6); the encoded protein is MTLSHDDRSDVLTLNDPCRASAERGRRALFANRGFSDRLIEALLAHGLDAPERLLFMSGPALKCIPGVGLKGWSDLDAYRRRFLDN
- a CDS encoding protein of unknown function (ID:RHAL1_02849;~source:Prodigal:2.6), whose protein sequence is MSMLSPPRPTLNPGAQRLHALVRALSAGRVKDTVRALVTGCAVPKKKVTGRPGLHEILGNL
- a CDS encoding hypothetical protein (ID:RHAL1_02850;~conserved protein of unknown function;~source:Prodigal:2.6), which codes for MRTPDDLVDVDDPGIDVLRALAQRPDANENVILPVDATLRGPALERLQVTTRSLLGAVVYETGGLLVDHARLRVFGSSAARSFWDANDAVSQAEHSEHSVLFIGDDVFGGVFAFNGGRFGQDDLGQVFHLPADATRWSSTEVGYADFIAWCLTGDLALIDAHLREDKFAGVEKGTAIDKVYSFYPFLWTEEGRSGAGTMRLVDANENLRLRIEMLGYKTVLSLSPDAYDAARLADQTLGFHLRVRKRLVAVRPAA
- a CDS encoding protein of unknown function (ID:RHAL1_02851;~source:Prodigal:2.6); this translates as MDIISGDVGSPLVKSKFEIRFRGYCESCGTMDLHGSRCAACGFNFEMTSEPSSRWAHGNKPFSDPQVKT
- a CDS encoding protein of unknown function (ID:RHAL1_02852;~source:Prodigal:2.6); the encoded protein is MTRYFFNVFASSDAYDDEGFVLQDDQGAHLHMMDIATKLIKESKQKTWTIEVLNNKGILVGCLEFGMLRDLSATALRAQS